A genome region from Bradyrhizobium sp. WSM1417 includes the following:
- a CDS encoding tetratricopeptide repeat protein, with translation MGLGGCTAMSKLSDVTGSVGPRTEAAPTDPARAAEVYGERYRANPKDADAALAYGQALRANGQHAQAAAVLEQATIANPGNKALMAQYGRALSDNGNFQQAFDVLSKAHSPDNPDWRLLSVQGTALDQLGRHEEARSYYASALKIAPGDPGVLSNLGLSYMLSRDLPKAEDALRQAYASPRANARVRQNLGLVVGLQGRFAEAESIVKADLPPDQAAANVAYLKEMLTRSDVRRGAPKRTPVASLGQPD, from the coding sequence ATGGGCCTCGGCGGCTGCACGGCGATGTCGAAACTCTCCGACGTCACGGGCTCGGTCGGGCCGCGGACGGAAGCCGCTCCCACCGATCCCGCGCGCGCTGCAGAAGTCTATGGCGAGCGATATCGTGCCAATCCCAAGGACGCCGATGCGGCGCTCGCCTACGGGCAGGCCTTGCGCGCCAACGGCCAGCACGCCCAGGCCGCCGCCGTGCTCGAGCAGGCGACCATCGCCAATCCCGGCAACAAGGCGCTGATGGCCCAATACGGCCGCGCGCTCTCCGACAACGGCAACTTCCAGCAAGCCTTCGACGTGCTGTCGAAGGCGCATTCGCCCGACAACCCGGATTGGCGCCTGCTGTCGGTGCAGGGGACCGCGCTCGATCAGTTGGGCCGTCACGAGGAAGCGCGCTCCTACTATGCGAGCGCGCTCAAGATCGCGCCTGGCGATCCCGGCGTGCTCTCCAATCTCGGCCTGTCCTACATGTTGTCGAGAGACCTGCCGAAGGCCGAAGACGCGCTGCGGCAAGCCTATGCCTCGCCGCGCGCAAACGCGCGGGTGCGGCAAAATCTCGGTCTGGTGGTCGGTCTCCAGGGCCGCTTCGCCGAAGCCGAGAGCATCGTGAAGGCGGACCTGCCGCCGGACCAGGCTGCGGCCAACGTCGCCTATCTCAAGGAAATGCTGACCCGCAGCGACGTCAGGCGGGGTGCGCCGAAGCGGACTCCGGTCGCCTCGCTCGGCCAGCCCGACTGA
- a CDS encoding type II secretion system F family protein — MVEFLVAKLHDVHFMTMLLAAVAASATVYTLVMPLFAGEGLSKRMKAVANERERIRQRERERLHKSEKVSLRQTPKQLVSKVVDDFNLTKWLAQEAARDKLIMAGYRGQAPYITFLFARLVAPIVLFVGSIIYVFLIAHMQQSMPIKIGICVGAAYLGLQAPMLFLRNAISKRQLSIKRAFPDALDLLLICIESGMSIEMAFRKVAVEIVGQSIALSEEFTLTTAELSYLQDRKVAYENLARRTGLEGVKSVCLALQQAERYGTPLGQSLRVMAQENRDMRMNEAEKKAAALPPKLTVPMILFFLPVLFVVILGPTGIKVTEMQ, encoded by the coding sequence ATGGTAGAGTTCCTCGTTGCGAAACTTCACGACGTCCACTTCATGACGATGCTGCTGGCCGCCGTTGCCGCCAGCGCGACCGTCTATACGCTGGTGATGCCGCTGTTCGCCGGCGAAGGCCTTTCCAAGCGCATGAAGGCGGTGGCGAACGAACGTGAGCGCATCCGGCAGCGCGAGCGCGAGCGCCTCCACAAGAGCGAAAAAGTCTCGCTGCGCCAGACGCCGAAGCAGCTCGTCTCGAAGGTCGTCGATGACTTCAACCTGACCAAATGGCTGGCGCAGGAAGCTGCGCGCGACAAGCTCATCATGGCGGGCTATCGGGGCCAGGCGCCCTACATCACCTTCCTGTTTGCCCGCCTGGTTGCCCCGATCGTGCTGTTCGTCGGCTCTATCATCTACGTGTTCCTGATCGCGCATATGCAGCAGTCGATGCCGATCAAGATCGGCATCTGCGTCGGCGCGGCCTATCTCGGACTTCAAGCGCCGATGCTGTTCCTCAGGAACGCGATCTCCAAGCGCCAACTCTCGATCAAGCGCGCTTTTCCCGATGCGCTCGACCTACTCCTGATCTGCATCGAATCCGGCATGTCGATCGAGATGGCGTTCCGGAAGGTCGCGGTCGAAATCGTGGGCCAGTCGATCGCGCTGTCGGAGGAGTTCACCCTGACCACGGCCGAGCTGTCCTATTTGCAGGATCGCAAGGTCGCCTACGAGAACCTCGCGCGGCGCACCGGGCTCGAGGGCGTGAAGTCGGTATGTCTCGCGCTCCAGCAGGCGGAGCGTTACGGCACCCCGCTCGGCCAATCCTTGCGAGTGATGGCGCAGGAAAACCGCGACATGCGCATGAACGAGGCCGAGAAAAAGGCCGCAGCACTGCCGCCGAAGCTGACGGTACCGATGATCCTGTTCTTCCTGCCGGTGCTGTTCGTCGTCATTCTCGGACCGACGGGGATCAAGGTCACCGAGATGCAATGA
- a CDS encoding type II secretion system F family protein produces MQVLNMQVLALAFLATAAVGGLAWVFLYPMLSGERKAESRRASISRAEAPTARAAEKTQRSRREQVETSLKDLEARRQQEKSVPLSVRLSQAGLDWAPQKFWIVSAVVAGVLFAVAMFVGGGLLGAAGLAFAGGFGLPRWALGFLKRRREAKFLKALPDAVDVIVRGIKAGLPLFESIKVVAADAPEPLRSEFLSIIETQAIGMPLGEACTRLYDRMPLPEANFFGIVISIQQKSGGNLSEALGNLSKVLRDRKKMKEKIQAMSMEAKASAGIIGSLPPIVMFLVYLTTPGYISMLWTHPTGQLMLVGCVVWMSIGIMVMKKMINFDF; encoded by the coding sequence ATGCAAGTCCTTAACATGCAAGTCCTTGCCCTCGCCTTCCTTGCCACCGCCGCCGTCGGCGGCCTCGCCTGGGTCTTCCTTTATCCTATGCTCTCCGGAGAACGGAAGGCCGAGAGCCGCCGCGCCTCGATCTCACGCGCCGAGGCGCCCACGGCCCGCGCGGCCGAGAAGACGCAGCGCTCGCGCCGCGAGCAGGTCGAAACCTCGCTCAAGGATCTCGAGGCGCGGCGCCAGCAGGAGAAGAGCGTACCGCTCAGTGTTCGCCTGTCGCAGGCCGGCCTCGACTGGGCGCCGCAGAAATTCTGGATCGTGTCCGCCGTCGTGGCGGGCGTGCTGTTCGCAGTCGCCATGTTCGTCGGCGGCGGCCTGCTCGGTGCCGCCGGGCTCGCTTTCGCCGGCGGCTTCGGTCTGCCACGCTGGGCGCTGGGCTTCCTGAAGAGGCGCCGCGAAGCCAAGTTCCTGAAGGCGCTGCCCGACGCGGTCGACGTGATCGTCCGCGGCATCAAGGCGGGCCTGCCGCTGTTCGAATCGATCAAGGTCGTCGCTGCCGACGCGCCGGAGCCGCTGCGCTCGGAGTTTCTGTCCATCATCGAAACGCAGGCGATCGGCATGCCGCTCGGCGAGGCCTGCACGCGACTCTACGATCGGATGCCGCTGCCTGAGGCCAATTTCTTCGGCATCGTCATCTCGATCCAGCAGAAATCGGGCGGCAACCTCTCCGAAGCACTCGGCAACCTCTCCAAGGTGCTGCGCGACCGCAAGAAGATGAAAGAGAAGATCCAGGCGATGTCGATGGAAGCCAAGGCCTCGGCCGGTATCATCGGCTCGCTGCCGCCGATCGTGATGTTCCTCGTCTACCTCACAACGCCGGGATACATCTCGATGCTTTGGACTCATCCCACCGGCCAGCTCATGCTGGTCGGCTGCGTTGTCTGGATGTCGATTGGCATCATGGTGATGAAGAAGATGATCAATTTCGACTTCTGA
- a CDS encoding CpaF family protein has product MFGKRSGTDTDPRAPKPGAVSSEPAQASAPAVSRVPPPPAVSSPPLAPAKPAPTMEARRSDNYYEVKATIFGALIEAIDLAQLAKLDSESAREEIRDIVNEIIAIKNIVMSIAEQEELLDDICNDVLGYGPLEPLLSRDDIADIMVNGADTVYIEVAGKIQRTGIRFRDNQQLLNICQRIVSQVGRRVDESSPICDARLADGSRVNAIVPPLSIDGPTLTIRKFKKDKLTLDQLVKFGAISPEGAEILQIIGRVRCNVLISGGTGSGKTTLLNCLTNYIEHDERVITCEDAAELQLQQPHVVRLETRPPNIEGEGQVTMRELVRNCLRMRPERIIVGEVRGPEAFDLLQAMNTGHDGSMGTLHANNPREALSRCESMITMGGFSLPSRTIREMICASIDVIVQAARLRDGSRRITHITEVMGMEGDTIITQDVFLYDMVGEDANGKIIGRHRSTGIGRPKFWERARYYGEEKRLAAALDAAEVAPTT; this is encoded by the coding sequence GTGTTCGGTAAGCGTAGCGGAACAGACACCGACCCTCGGGCCCCAAAGCCCGGTGCCGTGTCGTCAGAGCCTGCCCAGGCTTCGGCGCCCGCCGTGTCGCGCGTGCCGCCGCCGCCGGCCGTCTCCTCTCCGCCGCTTGCCCCGGCGAAGCCTGCGCCGACCATGGAAGCTCGCCGCTCGGACAATTATTACGAGGTCAAGGCGACCATCTTCGGCGCGCTGATCGAGGCCATCGACCTGGCCCAGCTCGCCAAGCTCGATTCGGAGTCAGCGCGCGAGGAAATCCGGGATATCGTCAACGAGATTATCGCGATCAAGAACATCGTGATGTCGATCGCCGAGCAGGAAGAGCTGCTCGACGACATCTGCAATGACGTCCTCGGCTACGGTCCGCTGGAGCCGCTGTTGTCCCGCGACGACATCGCCGACATCATGGTCAACGGGGCTGACACCGTCTACATCGAGGTCGCCGGCAAGATTCAACGCACCGGTATCCGCTTCCGCGACAACCAGCAGCTCCTCAACATCTGCCAGCGTATCGTCAGTCAAGTCGGCCGGCGCGTCGACGAATCCTCGCCGATCTGCGACGCGCGCCTGGCCGATGGCTCCCGCGTCAACGCCATCGTGCCCCCGCTGTCGATCGACGGCCCCACGCTCACCATCCGCAAGTTCAAGAAGGACAAGCTGACGCTCGATCAGCTCGTCAAGTTCGGCGCAATCTCGCCGGAGGGCGCGGAAATCCTCCAGATCATTGGTCGCGTCCGCTGCAACGTGCTGATCTCCGGCGGTACCGGCTCGGGCAAAACCACGTTGCTCAACTGCCTGACCAACTACATCGAGCACGACGAGCGCGTCATCACCTGCGAAGACGCCGCCGAACTCCAGCTCCAGCAGCCGCACGTGGTCCGGCTGGAAACCCGTCCGCCCAACATCGAGGGCGAGGGCCAGGTCACCATGCGCGAGCTGGTGCGCAACTGCCTGCGTATGCGTCCCGAGCGCATCATCGTCGGCGAAGTCCGCGGACCCGAGGCATTCGACCTGCTCCAGGCCATGAATACCGGCCATGACGGCTCCATGGGCACGCTGCACGCCAACAATCCGCGCGAGGCGCTATCGCGCTGCGAATCCATGATCACGATGGGCGGCTTCTCCCTGCCTTCACGCACCATCCGCGAGATGATCTGCGCCTCGATCGACGTCATCGTCCAGGCCGCGCGCCTGCGCGACGGTTCGCGCCGCATCACCCACATCACCGAGGTGATGGGCATGGAAGGCGACACCATCATCACCCAGGACGTCTTCCTCTACGACATGGTCGGCGAGGACGCCAACGGCAAGATCATCGGCCGGCACCGGTCGACCGGAATCGGCCGCCCGAAGTTCTGGGAACGCGCCCGCTATTACGGCGAAGAAAAGCGCCTTGCCGCGGCGCTCGACGCCGCGGAAGTGGCGCCCACGACGTGA
- a CDS encoding AAA family ATPase, translating into MISYARQPQEEQPDASLPPAEEHIAPAPRVSVQAFCETVETAAAVQSAGEDRRLGKAHLKIQMGGMAAAVEAYRSAPTPNVIVLESDGRNDLLGGLDHLATVCDAGTRVVVIGRINDVMLYRELVRRGVSDYVLAPVGAIDVVRSICNLFSAPEAKAVGRIIAVVGAKGGVGASTISHNVAWAIARDLAMDAVVADLDLAFGTAGLDYNQDPPQGIADAVFSPDRVDTAFIDRLLSKCTDHLSLLAAPATLDRVYDFGADAFDAVFDTLRSTMPCIVLDVPHQWSGWTKRALIGADDILIVAAPDLANLRNTKNLFDLLKAARPNDRPPLYCLNQVGVPKRPEIAAAEFAKAIESQPVVSIPFEPQIFGSAANNGQMIAEISANHKSIEMFLQIAQRLTGRSETKKQKSSLLSPLIEKLRGK; encoded by the coding sequence ATGATCAGCTACGCTCGCCAGCCCCAAGAAGAACAGCCCGACGCATCGCTCCCGCCGGCCGAGGAGCATATTGCGCCTGCGCCCCGGGTTTCCGTCCAGGCTTTCTGCGAGACCGTGGAAACGGCGGCCGCCGTGCAGTCGGCCGGCGAAGATCGCCGTCTCGGCAAGGCTCATCTGAAGATCCAGATGGGCGGTATGGCGGCTGCGGTCGAAGCCTACCGCTCGGCACCCACGCCGAACGTGATCGTGCTCGAAAGCGACGGCCGCAACGACCTCCTGGGCGGGCTCGACCATCTCGCGACCGTTTGCGACGCCGGCACCCGCGTGGTCGTGATCGGCCGCATCAACGACGTCATGCTCTACCGCGAGCTGGTCCGCCGCGGCGTCAGCGACTACGTGCTCGCGCCGGTCGGCGCGATCGACGTCGTGCGCTCGATCTGCAACCTGTTCTCGGCGCCGGAAGCCAAGGCCGTCGGCCGCATCATCGCCGTGGTCGGCGCCAAGGGCGGCGTCGGCGCGTCAACCATCTCCCACAACGTCGCCTGGGCGATCGCCCGCGATCTCGCGATGGACGCGGTCGTCGCCGACCTCGACCTCGCCTTCGGCACGGCCGGGCTCGACTACAACCAGGATCCGCCACAGGGTATTGCCGACGCCGTGTTCTCGCCCGATCGCGTCGATACCGCCTTCATCGACCGCCTGCTGTCGAAATGCACCGACCACCTCAGCCTGCTGGCGGCGCCGGCGACGCTCGACCGGGTCTATGATTTTGGCGCCGACGCCTTCGATGCCGTGTTCGACACGCTGCGCTCCACGATGCCCTGCATCGTGCTCGACGTTCCGCACCAATGGTCGGGCTGGACCAAACGCGCCCTGATCGGAGCGGACGACATCCTGATCGTGGCGGCGCCCGACCTCGCCAATTTGCGCAACACCAAGAACCTGTTCGATCTCCTGAAAGCCGCGCGCCCCAACGACCGTCCGCCGCTCTACTGCCTCAACCAGGTCGGCGTGCCGAAACGGCCCGAAATCGCCGCGGCGGAGTTCGCCAAGGCGATCGAGAGCCAGCCAGTCGTCTCGATCCCGTTCGAGCCGCAGATCTTCGGCTCGGCGGCCAATAACGGCCAGATGATCGCGGAGATCTCGGCCAACCATAAGTCGATTGAGATGTTCCTTCAGATCGCCCAGCGCCTGACCGGCCGAAGCGAAACGAAGAAGCAAAAGTCGTCCCTGCTTTCACCCCTGATTGAGAAGTTGCGGGGAAAATAG
- a CDS encoding CpaD family pilus assembly protein, with translation MKITRPPQTRRRAIYLGGALIGMALALGGCQHDEAVTASIPNDYKQRHPIAIEEQNRSIVVFVGHARGGLTAAQRADVMGVASAWMHEGTGAIRIDVPSGTPNARPVADTMREIQAILSAAGVPPRGVSARSYQPEDKRFLPPIRLTYSKIAAVAGPCGLWPEDIGPSMKNKSWFENKDYYNYGCAYQRNLAAMVDNPSDLEQPRPETPSYTPRRTAAFEKYRKGMPTAVAYPEADKAKLSDTGK, from the coding sequence ATGAAGATCACTAGACCACCCCAGACTCGCAGGCGCGCCATCTACCTCGGCGGCGCGCTCATCGGCATGGCGCTTGCCCTTGGCGGCTGCCAGCATGACGAAGCGGTCACGGCCTCCATTCCCAACGACTACAAGCAGCGCCATCCGATCGCGATCGAGGAGCAGAATCGCTCCATCGTCGTCTTCGTCGGCCATGCCCGCGGCGGCTTGACTGCCGCCCAGCGCGCCGACGTGATGGGCGTGGCGTCGGCCTGGATGCACGAAGGCACCGGCGCGATCCGGATCGACGTGCCGTCCGGCACGCCCAACGCGCGTCCGGTCGCGGACACCATGCGTGAAATCCAGGCGATCCTGTCGGCGGCGGGCGTTCCGCCGCGCGGCGTCAGCGCCCGCTCTTACCAGCCGGAAGACAAGCGCTTCCTGCCGCCGATCCGGCTCACCTATTCCAAGATCGCCGCGGTCGCGGGTCCCTGCGGCCTGTGGCCGGAAGACATCGGCCCTTCGATGAAGAACAAGAGCTGGTTCGAGAACAAGGACTATTACAATTACGGCTGCGCCTATCAGCGCAACCTTGCGGCGATGGTCGACAATCCGTCGGATCTCGAGCAGCCGCGGCCCGAAACGCCGTCCTACACGCCGCGTCGCACCGCCGCGTTCGAGAAGTATCGCAAGGGAATGCCGACGGCGGTCGCCTATCCTGAGGCCGACAAGGCCAAACTCAGCGACACCGGCAAATGA
- a CDS encoding type II and III secretion system protein family protein: MKCRANLATMRTSVVRALSFSAAVALTLNPVLTPVVAADYRPVAQAAADGQMNARFLSLGIGKSIVIDLPRDIKDVLVADPKIANAVVRSAQRAYIIGAAIGQTNIVFFDSAGQQIAAYDIAVKRDLNGVRAALKQVLPNSDIQIDGLGDGIILTGSAANPAEAQQANDLAARLAGGPEKVVNSIVVRGRDQVMLKVTVAEVQRSIIKQLGIDLTANLSYGTSVVSFSNSNPFTALGKNLVDGNNLTTKFGGAPSVQATLRAMETAGVIRTLAEPNLTAISGESATFIAGGEFPVPAGYACDPTTHVCTTQINFKKFGISLNFTPVVLTEGKISLRVMTEVSELSTENAITLSQAVTSTSVNSLTVPSIKTRRAETSLEIPSGGAMAMAGLIQQQTKQAVSGLPGLMQLPILGTLFRSRDFVNNATELVVIVTPYIVRAVAQKDLSRPDDGFSAPADPQAELLGNINRIYGVPGRTEPAKNYRGTYGFITD; this comes from the coding sequence ATGAAATGCAGGGCGAACTTGGCGACGATGCGAACCTCTGTGGTCCGCGCCCTGTCGTTTTCGGCCGCCGTCGCGCTCACGCTCAACCCGGTGCTGACCCCTGTGGTTGCCGCCGACTATCGCCCTGTGGCGCAGGCTGCGGCCGACGGTCAGATGAACGCGCGATTCCTCTCGCTCGGCATCGGCAAGTCGATCGTGATCGACCTTCCGCGTGACATCAAGGACGTGCTTGTCGCCGATCCCAAGATCGCCAATGCGGTCGTCCGCTCGGCGCAGCGCGCCTACATCATCGGCGCCGCGATCGGCCAGACCAACATCGTGTTCTTCGATTCCGCCGGCCAGCAGATTGCGGCCTATGACATCGCGGTCAAGCGCGATCTCAACGGCGTGCGGGCCGCGCTGAAGCAGGTCCTGCCGAATTCAGACATCCAGATCGACGGGCTTGGGGACGGCATCATCCTGACCGGCTCGGCCGCGAATCCAGCCGAAGCCCAGCAGGCCAACGACCTCGCCGCGCGCCTCGCCGGCGGTCCCGAGAAGGTCGTGAACTCGATCGTGGTCCGCGGCCGCGACCAGGTCATGCTTAAGGTGACCGTCGCCGAAGTGCAGCGCAGCATCATCAAGCAGCTCGGAATCGACCTCACCGCCAACCTCAGCTACGGCACCTCGGTCGTCAGCTTCAGCAACTCCAATCCGTTCACGGCTCTCGGCAAGAACCTCGTCGACGGCAACAATCTGACCACCAAGTTCGGCGGAGCCCCGTCGGTGCAGGCCACCCTGCGTGCGATGGAAACCGCGGGTGTGATCCGGACGCTGGCCGAACCGAATCTGACCGCGATCTCCGGTGAATCGGCAACATTCATCGCCGGCGGTGAATTCCCGGTGCCTGCCGGCTACGCGTGCGACCCTACCACGCACGTTTGTACCACCCAGATCAACTTCAAGAAGTTCGGCATCTCGCTCAACTTCACCCCCGTCGTTCTCACCGAGGGCAAGATCAGCCTGCGGGTGATGACGGAGGTCTCTGAGCTCTCGACCGAAAACGCGATCACGTTGTCCCAGGCCGTGACCTCGACCTCGGTCAACTCGCTCACGGTGCCCTCGATCAAGACCCGCCGCGCAGAAACCTCGCTGGAAATTCCCTCCGGCGGCGCGATGGCGATGGCCGGCCTGATCCAGCAGCAGACGAAGCAGGCGGTCAGCGGACTGCCGGGCCTGATGCAGCTCCCGATCCTTGGCACGCTGTTCCGCAGCCGCGACTTCGTCAACAACGCGACCGAGCTGGTCGTGATCGTCACGCCCTATATCGTTCGCGCAGTTGCGCAAAAGGATCTATCGCGCCCGGATGATGGCTTCTCCGCGCCTGCGGATCCGCAGGCCGAACTGCTCGGCAACATCAACCGCATCTACGGCGTGCCCGGGCGGACCGAACCGGCCAAGAACTACCGCGGCACCTACGGCTTCATCACCGACTGA
- the cpaB gene encoding Flp pilus assembly protein CpaB, producing the protein MNRARIVVLTVAICAGGVAAYLASGSDNSAPPPAPVAQLPTVDVLVAKNDIGLGQTVKPEDVQWQTWPSATASTTFIRRNERPEGVTQVTGSIARSPFIQGEPIRDQKLVKADGSGFMAAILPTGMRAISTEISPETGAGGFILPNDRVDVLLTRRLKNPDQSSGAPDVITSEIILANIRVLAIDQAPKEKDGQNAVVGKTVTLELNPAQTATLSSARQSGTLSLALRSIVDVKLSEITLDDSAQKRDGVSIIRYGIPSSTAKAR; encoded by the coding sequence ATGAATAGGGCACGCATTGTCGTCCTGACGGTCGCCATCTGCGCCGGCGGTGTCGCCGCGTATCTGGCGAGCGGCTCGGACAATTCTGCGCCGCCTCCGGCCCCGGTCGCGCAGCTTCCCACCGTGGACGTCCTGGTCGCCAAGAACGACATCGGCCTCGGCCAGACCGTCAAGCCGGAAGACGTGCAATGGCAGACCTGGCCGTCCGCGACCGCCAGCACCACCTTCATCCGCCGCAACGAGCGCCCCGAGGGGGTAACCCAGGTCACGGGCTCGATCGCACGATCTCCCTTCATCCAGGGTGAGCCGATCCGCGACCAGAAGCTGGTCAAGGCCGACGGCTCCGGCTTCATGGCGGCAATCCTGCCCACCGGGATGCGGGCGATTTCGACCGAGATCTCGCCGGAAACCGGCGCAGGCGGCTTCATCCTCCCCAACGACCGCGTCGACGTGCTTCTGACGCGCCGTCTCAAGAATCCAGACCAGAGCAGCGGCGCTCCTGATGTGATCACGTCCGAGATCATCCTGGCCAATATCCGCGTCCTGGCCATCGACCAGGCGCCGAAGGAGAAGGACGGGCAGAACGCGGTGGTCGGCAAGACCGTCACCCTCGAGCTCAATCCTGCGCAGACTGCGACGCTCTCCTCCGCACGCCAGAGCGGCACGCTGTCGCTGGCATTGCGCAGCATCGTCGACGTCAAGCTGAGCGAGATCACGCTCGATGATTCCGCGCAGAAGCGCGATGGCGTTTCGATCATTCGGTACGGTATCCCAAGCTCGACGGCGAAGGCACGATGA